In one window of Rhinopithecus roxellana isolate Shanxi Qingling chromosome 15, ASM756505v1, whole genome shotgun sequence DNA:
- the RHOG gene encoding rho-related GTP-binding protein RhoG, translated as MQSIKCVVVGDGAVGKTCLLICYTTNAFPKEYIPTVFDNYSAQSAVDGRTVNLNLWDTAGQEEYDRLRTLSYPQTNVFVICFSIASPPSYENVRHKWHPEVCHHCPDVPILLVGTKKDLRAQPDTLRRLKEQGQAPITPQQGQALAKQIHAVRYLECSALQQDGVKEVFAEAVRAVLNPTPIKRGRSCVLL; from the coding sequence ATGCAGAGCATCAAGTGCGTGGTGGTGGGTGATGGGGCTGTGGGCAAGACATGCCTGCTCATCTGCTACACAACTAATGCTTTCCCCAAAGAGTACATCCCCACCGTGTTCGACAATTACAGCGCGCAGAGCGCAGTTGATGGGCGCACAGTGAACCTGAACCTGTGGGACACTGCGGGCCAGGAGGAGTATGACCGCCTCCGTACACTGTCCTACCCTCAGACCAACGTCTTTGTCATCTGTTTCTCCATTGCCAGTCCGCCTTCCTATGAGAACGTGCGACACAAGTGGCATCCAGAGGTGTGCCACCACTGCCCTGATGTGCCCATCCTGCTGGTGGGCACCAAGAAGGACCTGAGAGCCCAGCCTGACACTCTACGGCGCCTCAAGGAGCAGGGCCAGGCGCCCATCACACCGCAGCAGGGCCAGGCACTGGCCAAGCAGATCCACGCTGTGCGCTACCTCGAATGCTCAGCCCTGCAACAGGATGGTGTCAAGGAAGTGTTCGCTGAGGCTGTCCGGGCTGTGCTCAACCCCACTCCGATCAAGCGGGGGCGGTCCTGCGTCCTCTTGTGA